The Crassaminicella indica genomic interval TGTACTGTATTGTTACTGTCCCTTTGAATATTTAAAACAATATCCTTAATTTCATCTGCTGCTTCTCTTGAACCTTCTGCAAGCTTTCTTATTTCATCAGCTACAACAGCAAAGCCTTTTCCATGTTCTCCAGCCCTAGCTGCTTCAATAGATGCATTTAATGCAAGCAAGTTTGTCTGCTCTGCTATAGATGCTATTGTATCTAATATACCACCTATATATTTTGTCTTATTATCAAGCTCCATAATTGCTTTTTCAATCTCTTCAGTTGCTTTTGTATTAAGTGCTGTTCGATCCTTTAAATCATCAACAGCCTTTACCCCATCTATATTCGCTTCCATTACTTCATTAGCAGAGTTAAGCATATTCTCTGTATTATTAGTAAGTTCACTAAATTTATCTGCAAGCTTTGATGTAAGCATAGCTCCCTTTTCTGCATCACCAGCCTGTTCTGTTGCACCTCTAGCAATTTCTTCTACAGTTCTAGCTACTTCTTCTGCAGATGCGCTTGTTTCTTCTGATGTTGCTGCTAAATTTTCTGCTGATGCAAGCACTTCCTTAGAAGCATGCTGTACATTTTTTACAAGGCTTCCAATTTCATCAATCATTACATTAAAGCCTTCTCCTAGTCTTCCTAATTCATCATTTGATTTGATTTTAGAAACAACTGTAAGATCTCCTTGTTTAATTTTTTCCATATCCTCAAGAAGAGCTCTGATATGCTTTGTTAATCCCTTTGAGAATAGACGAGAAATCAATAAAGCAATCAGCAGTGAAAGACCACCAATAATCAAAGCTCTATTCTGCAATGCATCCACATTTTCTTTTATCTCATCTAAATATAAAATTCCAATAATAGTCCATCCTAGTTTATCTATCCTTGTAAATACAGCAAATTTCTTTTGATTTTCCCCATTTTCTTCCCATTCGTAATCTACATAGCCTTCCTTTTGCTCTGTTAAAGCTTTGTTGATTTCTTCTATAGGTAATGGTTTTCCAATAAACTCTTTATTTTTATGGATCATTGCATTTAAATTTCTATCTAAAATGACAGGATATCCCTTTTTCCCTATTTTAATAGTATTAATATGACTTGCTAGAGTTTCTAATGAAATATCTGCTGCTAAAACACCTACAAATTCATTATTATTAAATGAATTATAAACAGGAATAGCTACTGTAATTATTTGTTTCCCTGTAGCAGCATCTGTATAAGGCTCTGTCCATACTATACCATTCTGACTAACTGCCTGTTTATACCAGAGTCTCTCTGTAGGATCATAACCTTCTGGCAATTCATTTTCTGGATATATAAACATATCTTTATTCTTTGTTCCTATATAAATAGATTCAGCATCTGGATGTCCTTTTATAAAACCATAGAAATTTTTCATCATCCATTCTGAAGAATCAATATTTCCTAATATCTGCTGAACATTTGCTTCGTGTGACATCTGCACCACGCTTTCTTCAAAGCCGAGCATTTTATTGTTGATAGAATGCTCTATTTCCTTAATTAATCTAAAAGAATCATCCTTTAAGTTATCTTCCATAATCTGAATAGATTTTTGATAAAAACTTATTCCTAATGTTAATAAAGGAATGGTGATTAATAAAATAAAGACAATAGACAATTTTGCACCAATACCAAATTTAATATGCTTTACACTTTTCATATGTATATATTCCTCCTTATAAATTTTTCAAGATACATGCTAATATAATTAGCCGATCCTCATCATGTATTTCTTTTTATTTCGACATTTTTCACCTATTCCCTCCTTTTTTATTTATGCATATAATTCCATTTTTTAAAAAAGCTTGTAAAAAGAATATACTTCCTTTTTACAAGCTTTTACATATATCTTATATTTTTTCTCTCATGAGCGGCATACTCATACATCTTGGACCGCCACGACCTCTTACTAATTCTGAACCTTCTATTTCAACAACCTCTATCCCATGCTTTCTTAATGTTTCATTAGAGGCTTCATTCCGATTATATGTAATCACAACACCTGGAGCAATAGCAAGAGTATTTGTGCTATCATTCCACTGCTCACGAGCTGCTGTTACTTCATCTCCTCCACCACTTTGAATAAAATCTACAGCACTCAAGCCTAAAGCTTTTTTAAAGGTAGTTTTCAAATCCTTCATGACTTCCACTTTGGGATATATTTTTCCGTAGGTTAAGCGAAAAGCCTTTAATCTATCCTCAACACCCGGATATATAGTAAATTTGTCATAATCTACCATAGTCAATACTGTATCTAGGTGCATATATGATCTTTTAAAAGGAATTTGAACAGCAATAACTTCCTTAAAGTTTTTATTTTTTTCAAATAAATTCATGGTCAAATCTTCTATAGCTCTTGCAGATGTTCTCTCACTACAGCCAATAGCAATAACACCTTCGCTCAATACTAATATATCTCCACCTTCTATAGGATTCTTATAGCTATAGTCATACAAAAGAGGTGTACTTTCCTTTTGAAATATAGGATGAAAATCGTATAAATATTTTAAAATCATTGTCTCTCTTTCCCTAGCATGAGTATTCATAGCATGAATGCTCAATCCATTTCCTATAACAGCTCCTGGATCTCGCGTAAAATATAGATTTGGTAGAGGATTGATATAAAATGGATATTCCTCTTTTATATAATCTCCTAATCTCTTCTTTTTTATATTCGGAAAATCTTTTTTGTGAAGTCCTGCAATAAATATTTCTGTTACTTCTTTCTCAGTTTTTTCAATCAAAAACTCTTTAATCATATCTTCTAATTCTGGATCAGCAACTCCACAATTTTCTACCACTTCACAAACTAGCTGCTTTTTCACTTCCTTATTTTTCATAATGTCTTCTAATAATTTTTCATAATAATAAACAGTACACCCTCGAGCTCTTAATGCTTCTGCGAATCCATCATGTTCTTCCTGCATCCTTCTAAGCCACGGAATATCATCAAAAAGCAAAGCATGCAAATACTCAGGAGTTATTCTTTCCAACTCTTTTCCAGGCCTATGAAGCATAACGCCTTTAAGTTTACCAATCTCCGAGCTTACATCTAAAAAAGGTATTTTTTCTCCCATTCCCTCACTCCCCTATTTTGTATTAAGTTATTGAATATTTAGAATTTTATATATATAGTATATCGTTAAAGTTTATTTCTTTCAATTATATTATGCACTATAAAATAAAAATAAACCACCTAGCTTTAACTAAGCGGTTATAAAAATTAACTAGCTTGAATTTTATTTTCTTTATCGCATAAGCTGATTTCAACTGTTTCTGTAAGTATATCTGAATAACTGTAGGAAACTCTCCTTACCGTATTATATCCACCGTCAATACATACCACAAAGATGTTTGGGTAAGTTTGTTCAAGGATTCCTTCTCTTACGGAAATCTTTTTTCTTCCTTTGTTGGCTTTTAATCGAACCTTCTCTCCAACAAGGTGTTCTACATCTTTTCTGATTTTAGCTAAATCATTCACTTTAGCCATCGAATCACCTTCTTTCACAGAATACAGTACCATCATATCACATATAAACACAATTGTCAAATATAAAACTTATTATTATACAATGTATGCAAGTCGTTGTCAACAAATCTTCAAAATTTAATCAGGAAAAAAATTTGCATAAAGCTTTTTTGATCAATAATCCTAAAAATAGAAGAACCAATCGTTCTTCTATTCATAGCCATAATAATTCATAATCCCCTTAGCAATAGCTTTTGCTGCTTTACGCTGGAACTTTTCGTCTCTTAATTTTTCCTCTTCCTTAGGATTTGTGATAAAAGCAATTTCAACATGAATCACACTGCTTTGTACTTCCCTTAAAAGATAAAAATCTGCAACCTTTACTCCCCTTTTAACAGTATTTAATTCGCCGCACAGCTCATCCAAAACAAAATCTGCTAATGTTTCTCCTTCTTTATCCCCTCTATAGTGGTAAATTTCACTTCCTGATATATTTGGATTTGAAAAACAATTTTGATGGATACTGATAAAAAAATTTGGTCTTACTACATTTGCAAGATCTGACCGCTTGCTAAGAGGAACATAGATGTCTTCCGTTCTTGTCTCATATACTGTAGCACCAGAAGCGCGTAATATTTCTGCTAATGCTAAAGATATGGATAAGTTTACATCCTTTTCTCTAAGCCCTGTTGGTCCTATTGTGTCCTCCGCATTCAAACCACCATGTCCTGGATCTAGCACTATTATTTTCCCCTCCAAAGGTTTATTTATACTAGGTTTATTAATTTTTTTAATAGTTACCCCTGTAAAATAATATTTTAAAATTTCTTCAGCTTTTTTTCCTTCTTTGGCCATACTATTTGCCCCATACTGACAAAGCCCTAATCCATCTCCTTTTCCTTGAGTTTCGATCTGAAAAGCAATAGGCTTCCATCCAAATCTTGTTGAATTTAGCCCTAATAATTTCATTACTTCCGTTCCCTTTAATTTCTTTCCTCCTATCTTAAGACTTACAATCCTACCTTCTTCATCTCTTTTTATGTCCTCTATAATCCCTTCTATTGCAGGTCCTTTTGTAGCAGCTACATTAAGTGTTTTTATATTTAACTTTTTTTCTATTTCTTCTAGTGACATCTCAATAGAATGCTTATAGTATGGAGAATTCTTACAATAATCACACAAAACCCTTCTTAGATATAATATTTTATTGCCCTGTATATTTTCTGAATTTTCTGTAGCTCCTCCACAAATAGAATGAAATTTTGCACTTATAGGTTTATTATTCATTGTAATTATTTTTCCATCTGTTTCATTAACAGCACAATTTATCTTTGCCCAATTTTTTTCAAAATCAGCACCCCATTGCTCCTTTAACTGCTTAATCGTTACAATATTGATACAATGCCCATCTGTGCATAAATCTACATTCTTATATTTTGAACATCCTCTTCCTCCAAAGGCTCTGATATTTCTTACTATAAAAGTCCTTGCAATAATAGCCTGTGCTTTTAATGCTTCTAATTCAAAAAATATGGGCATTTGCAAAGGAACAATTCTTTTTACCAATTCTTCTATCGGCTCTGAGACAATTTTATTCTCAATATGGTCATATATCTTAACATAAACTGATAAAGTCACTCTTTACCCCCCTTTATTTTCCTCCATACAGAGTCTGAACAATGGATTAGTATAGAGTGCAAAAAATAGAAAAAAGAGGATACCAAAGGCATCCTCTATAAATCATTTTTATCTATTTTCTTTCAACAACTACAGCTGTTCCCATTCCTCCACCGATGCAAAGAGTAGCAAGCCCTCTTTTTGCATCTCTTTTTTGCATTTCATAAAGTAATGTCACTAATATTCTTGCACCACTTGCTCCGATTGGGTGGCCTATTGCAATTGCTCCACCATTTACATTTACTTTTTCCATATCGAACTTAAGATCTCTTGCTACTGCAATAGACTGTGCTGCAAAAGCTTCGTTTGCTTCAATTAAATCCATATCTTCTACTTTAAGTCCTGCTTTTTCTAAAGCTTTCTTAGAAGCAGGAACAGGACCTATTCCCATAATTGAAGGATCTACCCCTGCAGTTGCATAGGATACGATTGTAGCTAAAGGCTCAATACCTAGTTCATCTGCTTTTTCCTTTGACATGATTACTAATGCTGCTGCACCATCATTGATACCAGATGCATTTCCAGCTGTTACAGTACCATCTTTTTTGAATGCTGGTCTTAATTTACCAATGCTTTCTGCTGTTACACCTTCTCTAATGAATTCATCTTGATCAAATATAATAGTTCCTTTTTTACTTTTTATTTCTACTGGCACTATTTCATCTTTGAATCTTCCTTCTTTTCTTGCTTTTTCTGCTCTATTTTGGCTTTGTGCTGCAAAGGCATCTTGTTCTTCTCTAGTGATTCCCCATTGCTCTGCTATATTTTCAGCTGTAATTCCCATATGGTAGTCATTAAATGCCTCCCATAATCCATCCTTGATCATTAAGTCAACTATTTTTCCATCACCCATTCTATGACCCCATCTTGCTTTTTCTACAGCATATGGAGCTGCACTCATCACTTCTGTACCACCAGCAATAACAATATCATTATCTCCTGTCATAATTGTTTGCGCTGCTAAAGATACTGTTCTTAATCCTGAACCACAAATGATATTTAAAGTTGCTGCTGGAACTTCTACAGGAATCCCTGCTTTTATTGAAGCCTGTCTTGCTACCCCTTGACCTTGTCCTGCTTGTAATACACAACCAAATAATACTTCATCTACTTGTTCTGGCTTCACCTTTGCTCTGTTTAACGCTTCCTTGATTACAATAGCTCCTAAATCAGCTGGTTTAAAATTTTTTAAAGAACCGCCATAGCTTCCTACTGCTGTTCTTACAGCACCTGCTATTACTACTTCTCTCATGGATATTCCTCCCTTATATTTATATAAAATTATTATTACATGATCACGTTATTATGATAATGCAATATTTATGCCAAAATTATTTTTTATCATATTTCACCATTTTCTAGCATTTATCTTAATATTTTTCTATTATTCACCTTTTGCTTTATACAAAATCAACTTTCACTGTAGCTTTTTCCATACACTTTGTTCGTTTTTATATACATTTTGTGAATTTTTCTACATTCTTATTTAAAAATCATACTTGAAATGTATATTCTATTAACACTTCTTTATTCTTAAATATTTTAATCTTTTTTACTAATTTATTTAAATATAAAATATCAATATCATCAAGAATAAATATTTCGTTAACAATACTTCCTACATACTCTTTACTGTTTGTGAATTTTTTAACTATATTTTCCATATATTCTATATTAATCCTTGTTTCTCCTTCTATTTTTTTTATTTTTTTTAAATATATTTTTTTATCTATTATCTCATCAATTAGCATATCTAAAATCCTATCCTTCTTTCGTTCTAATTCATTTAAACGCTTTTTTATATTCCTAATATTTCCATCTTCTTCTTTTATTTTTATTTCATTTTGTATTTCATTTAAAAAGCGTTCTTTACATATATTTTCATTTACCACTTTTTTTAGTTGGCTCAGTATAATCTTTTTTAACAACGCTTCTTTAACATATGCTCCTTTGCAGTATTTCTTTCCCATTTTATTTAATTTTCCACAAATATATGATTCTTTATCTTTTTTATAGTGCATGCTACTACCACATTCTCCGCATATCAATATACCAGAAAAAAGATGCTTTGTTTTGAAAACCTTTCTTCTTTTTTCTTCTAGTCGTTTTTGCACCTCTTCAAAAATTACAGTATCTATAATAGGTGCATGAGTATTTTTCACAATAATAGGTTTATTTTCTTTATTCTGAACCATATCTCCTATATAAAATCTGTTAGAAAGTATTTTTCGAATAGTACTTTGATGCCAAATAGATGTACTGTTTTTTTTCCTTGCTGCTTGGCTTGGTGTTGGATAGCCTTTATCATTTAACTCCTTTGCTATTTTATATAAACCATTTCCCTCTATATACATTGAAAATATTTTTTTTACTACAAAATTAGTTATATCATCAGCAGGAACAATATTGTATTTATCGATTTTTTTATATCCATATGGAGCATGACTACCATTATAATAGCCCTTTTTCGCTCTACACAGCTTACCAAATTTAATTCGCTCGCTCATTTTTTCAGATTCCTTCTGAGCAATAGATAATAATAAAGTAAACATAAATTCA includes:
- a CDS encoding acetyl-CoA C-acetyltransferase, coding for MREVVIAGAVRTAVGSYGGSLKNFKPADLGAIVIKEALNRAKVKPEQVDEVLFGCVLQAGQGQGVARQASIKAGIPVEVPAATLNIICGSGLRTVSLAAQTIMTGDNDIVIAGGTEVMSAAPYAVEKARWGHRMGDGKIVDLMIKDGLWEAFNDYHMGITAENIAEQWGITREEQDAFAAQSQNRAEKARKEGRFKDEIVPVEIKSKKGTIIFDQDEFIREGVTAESIGKLRPAFKKDGTVTAGNASGINDGAAALVIMSKEKADELGIEPLATIVSYATAGVDPSIMGIGPVPASKKALEKAGLKVEDMDLIEANEAFAAQSIAVARDLKFDMEKVNVNGGAIAIGHPIGASGARILVTLLYEMQKRDAKRGLATLCIGGGMGTAVVVERK
- the spoIID gene encoding stage II sporulation protein D: MTLSVYVKIYDHIENKIVSEPIEELVKRIVPLQMPIFFELEALKAQAIIARTFIVRNIRAFGGRGCSKYKNVDLCTDGHCINIVTIKQLKEQWGADFEKNWAKINCAVNETDGKIITMNNKPISAKFHSICGGATENSENIQGNKILYLRRVLCDYCKNSPYYKHSIEMSLEEIEKKLNIKTLNVAATKGPAIEGIIEDIKRDEEGRIVSLKIGGKKLKGTEVMKLLGLNSTRFGWKPIAFQIETQGKGDGLGLCQYGANSMAKEGKKAEEILKYYFTGVTIKKINKPSINKPLEGKIIVLDPGHGGLNAEDTIGPTGLREKDVNLSISLALAEILRASGATVYETRTEDIYVPLSKRSDLANVVRPNFFISIHQNCFSNPNISGSEIYHYRGDKEGETLADFVLDELCGELNTVKRGVKVADFYLLREVQSSVIHVEIAFITNPKEEEKLRDEKFQRKAAKAIAKGIMNYYGYE
- the arcA gene encoding arginine deiminase, producing MGEKIPFLDVSSEIGKLKGVMLHRPGKELERITPEYLHALLFDDIPWLRRMQEEHDGFAEALRARGCTVYYYEKLLEDIMKNKEVKKQLVCEVVENCGVADPELEDMIKEFLIEKTEKEVTEIFIAGLHKKDFPNIKKKRLGDYIKEEYPFYINPLPNLYFTRDPGAVIGNGLSIHAMNTHARERETMILKYLYDFHPIFQKESTPLLYDYSYKNPIEGGDILVLSEGVIAIGCSERTSARAIEDLTMNLFEKNKNFKEVIAVQIPFKRSYMHLDTVLTMVDYDKFTIYPGVEDRLKAFRLTYGKIYPKVEVMKDLKTTFKKALGLSAVDFIQSGGGDEVTAAREQWNDSTNTLAIAPGVVITYNRNEASNETLRKHGIEVVEIEGSELVRGRGGPRCMSMPLMREKI
- a CDS encoding methyl-accepting chemotaxis protein gives rise to the protein MKSVKHIKFGIGAKLSIVFILLITIPLLTLGISFYQKSIQIMEDNLKDDSFRLIKEIEHSINNKMLGFEESVVQMSHEANVQQILGNIDSSEWMMKNFYGFIKGHPDAESIYIGTKNKDMFIYPENELPEGYDPTERLWYKQAVSQNGIVWTEPYTDAATGKQIITVAIPVYNSFNNNEFVGVLAADISLETLASHINTIKIGKKGYPVILDRNLNAMIHKNKEFIGKPLPIEEINKALTEQKEGYVDYEWEENGENQKKFAVFTRIDKLGWTIIGILYLDEIKENVDALQNRALIIGGLSLLIALLISRLFSKGLTKHIRALLEDMEKIKQGDLTVVSKIKSNDELGRLGEGFNVMIDEIGSLVKNVQHASKEVLASAENLAATSEETSASAEEVARTVEEIARGATEQAGDAEKGAMLTSKLADKFSELTNNTENMLNSANEVMEANIDGVKAVDDLKDRTALNTKATEEIEKAIMELDNKTKYIGGILDTIASIAEQTNLLALNASIEAARAGEHGKGFAVVADEIRKLAEGSREAADEIKDIVLNIQRDSNNTVQIMTQVKERSQEQNDAVGKVTGSFHRISQSIDGMISKIELIDKFVKELNTDKDAIVEAIENISAVSEETAAASEEVSASMQQQSMAVEEVARAAERMNDLALKLNKEIIRFKI
- a CDS encoding recombinase family protein; the protein is MRCAVYVRVSTEMETQKTSIAHQKNYFKKYIEDRKWQLYKIYQDIESGRSIKNRVGLQELIEDSKKNRFDMILTKSISRFARNTLEGLILIRDLKSRNIRFVTIEDGFDSEEYDEFMFTLLLSIAQKESEKMSERIKFGKLCRAKKGYYNGSHAPYGYKKIDKYNIVPADDITNFVVKKIFSMYIEGNGLYKIAKELNDKGYPTPSQAARKKNSTSIWHQSTIRKILSNRFYIGDMVQNKENKPIIVKNTHAPIIDTVIFEEVQKRLEEKRRKVFKTKHLFSGILICGECGSSMHYKKDKESYICGKLNKMGKKYCKGAYVKEALLKKIILSQLKKVVNENICKERFLNEIQNEIKIKEEDGNIRNIKKRLNELERKKDRILDMLIDEIIDKKIYLKKIKKIEGETRINIEYMENIVKKFTNSKEYVGSIVNEIFILDDIDILYLNKLVKKIKIFKNKEVLIEYTFQV
- a CDS encoding Veg family protein, with the translated sequence MAKVNDLAKIRKDVEHLVGEKVRLKANKGRKKISVREGILEQTYPNIFVVCIDGGYNTVRRVSYSYSDILTETVEISLCDKENKIQAS